GAAAGCAAGGTTGCTACAGCAGCCAGATTTAAACAATATGAAAGACTTCAACTCCACATGCAAATATTCCACCCATGTTAGGTAAAACAATGTTCTGAAGGAGCAATGTAACATGACACCTAATTTTGTTACTACCAGTGGTTGAAGGAACTCAGCAGACCAGTTATATACTAATCAAAAAGGAAAGGGTAAAGCATTTTCGGGAAAGGAAGAGCATACAATTGTGCCAATGCAATATAAAATGCTgagaaaaaacatattttacctCAATAGTCTGGGAGCTTCTAATAGGGAGGCCAAGTGCCCTACCTTCCACATCTTCCTCTGTCTGCTTCTCCACCGAATTCTGTGCTTCACTTTCATCTtcctcatcctcttcttcttcctcctcctcttcttcttcctcctcctcctcttcctcttgCCTTTCGGTTTCATTGCAGACCCAATCACTCTGAGCCACACCCAACCTTTGTTGTTCCCCTCTGATCTTCTCCACCAAGATGGCCTCTTCTGATCGTCTCATAAGTGTCTCAGACCATCGTTCCCCAGGCCTAGCCATGCTCCTCCCACTTGGATCCTGAAATTTTCCAACATACTCGTGATGTAAATACGGTTCTCTTTCTCTCATTGCATCTTCTGAAAAATAATGTCCATCCAGCATCAGCTTATCCATATATGCCAACCTCCGATTCTTGATCTTTGCCAACTTAGACTTCCTCTCCTCTGCTGTCGGGTTGATTACACTTCGGAGGTGATTTAAGTGCCAGTTGATTTCATAGTCGTCTTTCAACACATCAAATTGATTGAGTTCCTCAAGCGATAATTTCGATCCATAACGCTCTGGATTTATCatcgtaaattaaaataccaaattagGCCCAAATCAGAGTACTCCCGAACGGGTGTCTGCTTTCTTGTGAGCATGTTCCATTGAACTATAGCTACATCGCTTCCATAAAGCACACAAACTACTAGGGTCCTACCATATAAATGCGCATAAATACAGAAGGAAACTCTGTGTCAATATTTAAGGGACATCTCCAGCAAAGAGTGAACACCCACAGGAACAAAAACAAGCAAATTCAAACTTCTCAAAGCATGGCAGCAGTcgaaaaatgaagtaatttaaaGAAGGAGCCGAATCATTTcaggagggaaaaaaaaaggcgaaaacagtaaaaagaaacaatgaataaatcaatcataCTGCGAGCTAGATTGAGTGGACAAAAGATACCCAAAAAGACGGCGGCATCCGTAGAAAGGAGGTCGAGAAGGAGGGACTTCCTGTGGGAAGGATTAGCGGCAGCCGAGGGTTGTACCTTGAGAGGAAAATACAAGTCCTCCATCAAAGACAACCTCTGCGTTATGCTTTCCTTGGCTTCGCTGCTTATTGTAGAACCCAATTTCGCCATCTCCAAATTTCTTTAGCCTCTCTTTCAATCTAATTcacatttgtatatatatgtacgtgTGTGCATATTCGGAGAATTTGCAATTTCAGTACTTTAAGTATatcttttttgaatatttggtaCTTGATATTCTCCCACTGTTAAATAGAACccattcattttaaattattgttagggaaaaatattcgtttagtcctttaaatttgtctgctattaattttagtccattaaatttactcattttaattttagtttgataactttaaaattgcGTAATTTTAGTCTACGGGTgaaattttggacaattttatcccttaCAACTTTTCAAAgagtaattttagtccatatccTTATTCAACATCTTATAACTAATGATCGCAGAGAATGGTATTAGAGCTcaagtttattgaaaaaatacatattatattagATATTTTTACCACTAATAGAAGagatttttcaaaagtatGGAATCGAACGAaagcttttgaaaattacaagaattCGAAAAGGACGACTTGGATCTTCTCAcggaagaagaaagagaagaatgGTTTGTGAAATTACTAGATCCGACAGATACTATTAGGGAGTGCGTTGAGGCACTTACATTTCATCGAAATCCATGGTAGAATACCAGCTAGGAGAAACGGCACAGGGTAAATTTACGAAAAtctataattctaaaaataattgttagaGGAACTAACTGCAAAGAACTTGAGCTGAATATCTAAAAAATCTCTTAAGACCAGAAATTCAAAAGGCCGTTTAAGATTATagacataggttaatccatTTACTTAcgaaaataaatcttttgagCCAAAAGATGGACGATATCCTTAATATCCTTCCAGATCTACACAAAGAtcttaaaaatgtaaaacccAAAGTCACAGATGTAAAGAGAAGCCAAAGGAACACCCCTGAAACATCAAGATCTCATCAAGAGCGTATCAGAGACACCTTTGGACCAGAACCTCTTCTATACCAAAAGGGAAAGGCAGCCGAGATACCGAAACTGAAGacaagaaaagatctaatccTGAAAGCCAtcatatctataaaataaCGGAGGTACCGAGGGtggatctatcagatctacagGAGTTAACGGAATCCTTTTTCTAACCTGGGATTCTGGATTTGGTCAATTTTCAAACCAACAAAGTTTCTCCAGCACTACTACTggagggaagtacatgttcAAATTATCCTTCATTGGATCAGAGAAAGTACCGATTTCCACACCAAACGTCACCTGATGTTCGTGGAAACCAGATTAAGAGAAAATTCAGGACGAAACCCAAAAAGAGTGCTAGAGAAAACACTCTGGGCAAGGACAATACTCCAACTCTTGCATACTTATggcaatatatttttaacctGGATGTTATCGACTTCCGAAACATCAATAAGCTAATAGATGAATGGATTGCAGCCATGAAGATATTAGAAATCATATTAGAACTCGATAAAGAGAACTTCATGCGACTATTAGAGGTAAGCTTGGAGGGTTTTGTGAAGGTCGGATGAGATAATATCCCTGAAGACACCACAACAAATATCCTAGT
The window above is part of the Sesamum indicum cultivar Zhongzhi No. 13 linkage group LG2, S_indicum_v1.0, whole genome shotgun sequence genome. Proteins encoded here:
- the LOC105155962 gene encoding coiled-coil domain-containing protein 97, with the protein product MAKLGSTISSEAKESITQRLSLMEDLYFPLKVQPSAAANPSHRKSLLLDLLSTDAAVFLERYGSKLSLEELNQFDVLKDDYEINWHLNHLRSVINPTAEERKSKLAKIKNRRLAYMDKLMLDGHYFSEDAMREREPYLHHEYVGKFQDPSGRSMARPGERWSETLMRRSEEAILVEKIRGEQQRLGVAQSDWVCNETERQEEEEEEEEEEEEEEEEDEEDESEAQNSVEKQTEEDVEGRALGLPIRSSQTIEVQQDDHGGNNQQFIAVEPSGHDSLSSEEMQDRMDQFMYIMQQKFLSGEDHQHLDYSKIDEDETLDDHWMKEANQDAEEKYFDDI